A single genomic interval of Lewinellaceae bacterium harbors:
- a CDS encoding L-serine ammonia-lyase, iron-sulfur-dependent, subunit alpha: MASYPSIFNDVIGPVMRGPSSSHCAASLRIGRLCRDLMDGDIREVYIEFDPNGSLATTHKGQGSDMGLFGGFLGWEAYDERLPAYQEATDEAGIQIKIDIHPIGATHPNTYKITLTNDQETHWLTALSTGGGMIEVIEIDGAAVSMYGDYFETLIYVSSKSAAERLEKYLKKSLVFDFIQIHSGLNTFIEIKHNIKISNEIQDLIKAFDDIYYVKELQPVLPVLSRKELQVPFITCAEMLEYNRGKALDLWQLALEYESLRGNISKEEVFLKMKDIVGIMGNSIKEGLKGTTYADRILGPQSLELSKRMSTNQLVKDDVLNRIILYVSAMMEVKSSMGIIVAAPTAGSCGALPGAILGISDAFDFPEDATVKAMLAAGLIGVFIAAHATFAAEVGGCMAECGSGSGMAAAGIVTLKNGTLNQALGAASMALQSSLGMICDTIADRVEAPCLNRNVLAASNALSSANMALSDYQHLIPLDEVIETMKRVGDALPNTLRCTGLGGLAITKSAKEIEARLEANEAERRQHAYKVC; encoded by the coding sequence ATGGCCAGTTATCCCAGCATTTTCAACGACGTGATCGGGCCGGTGATGCGCGGACCGTCAAGCTCACATTGCGCAGCTTCCTTACGGATTGGTCGTCTTTGCCGCGACCTGATGGATGGCGATATCCGGGAAGTTTATATCGAATTTGACCCGAACGGATCCCTGGCTACAACGCATAAAGGCCAGGGCTCGGATATGGGACTTTTTGGAGGATTCCTCGGATGGGAAGCTTATGATGAGCGTCTGCCTGCTTACCAGGAAGCCACTGATGAAGCAGGCATTCAGATCAAAATTGACATCCATCCGATTGGAGCGACACATCCCAATACCTACAAGATTACGTTGACCAATGATCAGGAAACGCATTGGCTGACCGCCTTATCAACCGGCGGAGGCATGATCGAGGTGATTGAAATCGATGGCGCCGCAGTGTCCATGTACGGGGATTATTTTGAGACACTCATCTATGTATCCTCAAAAAGCGCTGCTGAGAGGCTGGAGAAATATCTTAAGAAATCACTTGTTTTTGATTTTATTCAGATCCATTCAGGACTGAATACGTTTATAGAGATAAAGCATAATATTAAGATATCCAATGAAATACAGGATTTAATTAAAGCATTTGATGATATATATTATGTAAAGGAATTGCAGCCTGTTTTGCCAGTTCTATCCCGTAAGGAACTTCAGGTGCCTTTTATCACCTGTGCGGAAATGCTGGAATACAATCGTGGCAAAGCGCTGGATCTGTGGCAACTTGCTCTGGAATATGAAAGTTTGCGTGGTAACATTTCCAAAGAGGAGGTTTTTCTGAAAATGAAGGACATCGTCGGTATCATGGGCAATTCCATAAAAGAAGGTCTGAAGGGAACGACGTACGCGGATCGCATCCTGGGGCCGCAGTCTCTGGAATTGTCTAAGCGGATGTCAACGAATCAGCTGGTAAAGGATGATGTGCTGAACCGCATAATCCTGTATGTATCGGCCATGATGGAAGTGAAAAGCTCCATGGGTATCATTGTAGCAGCACCAACCGCGGGTTCGTGCGGTGCATTGCCGGGAGCCATTCTGGGAATTTCGGATGCATTTGATTTCCCGGAAGACGCTACCGTTAAAGCGATGCTGGCAGCCGGACTGATCGGTGTATTCATTGCAGCACATGCGACTTTTGCAGCTGAAGTGGGTGGTTGCATGGCAGAGTGCGGTTCAGGGTCCGGAATGGCTGCTGCAGGTATTGTTACCTTGAAAAATGGAACGTTGAATCAAGCCCTGGGAGCTGCATCCATGGCGCTGCAATCGTCTCTGGGTATGATCTGTGATACCATCGCCGACCGCGTGGAAGCGCCTTGTCTGAACCGTAATGTATTGGCTGCGTCGAATGCCTTATCCAGTGCCAACATGGCGTTGTCGGATTACCAGCATCTGATTCCGCTGGATGAGGTGATCGAAACCATGAAGCGGGTTGGTGATGCATTACCCAATACGCTGCGTTGTACCGGATTGGGCGGACTGGCCATCACCAAATCCGCCAAGGAAATCGAAGCACGTCTCGAAGCCAATGAAGCTGAGCGCAGGCAGCATGCCTATAAAGTATGTTAA